A genomic segment from uncultured Alistipes sp. encodes:
- a CDS encoding UDP-glucose/GDP-mannose dehydrogenase family protein: MRIAIVGTGYVGLVSGACFAEMGLDITCVDTDVRKIEILNAGRIPIYEPGLEALVGRNAAAGRLHFTTDLASCLDRVEVVFSAVGTPPGEDGAADLSQVMEVARTFGRHIRRYTLLVTKSTVPVGTSARIKAVIEEELQARGCEVPFDVASNPEFLKEGAAIKDFMSPDRVVVGVESQRARELMARLYRPFLINNFRVLFMDIASAEMTKYAANAMLATRISFMNDIANLCDRVGADVEMVRKGIGSDARIGNKFLYPGCGYGGSCFPKDVKALARTAREHGYTMQVIEAVERVNEAQKSVVFGKLRTALGDLAGKRVAIWGLAFKPETDDIREAPAAEVIGRLLRAGAEVCVCDPVAVPEFLRKHGDWEFRTARTMYGAAEGADAVALLTEWKEFRMPDWAQLRGTMRGDAVVDGRNIYDKQEVRAAGFRYFGIGK; encoded by the coding sequence ATGAGGATCGCCATCGTCGGGACCGGATACGTCGGGTTGGTTTCGGGCGCCTGTTTCGCGGAGATGGGGCTCGACATCACGTGCGTCGACACCGACGTGCGGAAGATCGAGATACTGAACGCCGGGCGGATCCCGATCTACGAACCCGGGCTCGAAGCGCTCGTCGGGCGGAACGCCGCCGCCGGAAGGCTCCACTTCACGACCGACCTGGCATCGTGCCTCGACCGGGTCGAGGTGGTCTTTTCGGCCGTCGGAACCCCGCCCGGGGAGGACGGTGCGGCGGATCTGAGCCAGGTGATGGAGGTGGCCCGCACCTTCGGGCGCCACATCCGCCGCTACACGCTGCTCGTCACGAAGAGCACCGTGCCCGTAGGCACGTCAGCCCGTATCAAGGCCGTGATCGAGGAGGAGTTGCAGGCCCGGGGCTGTGAGGTGCCGTTCGACGTCGCCTCGAACCCGGAGTTCCTGAAGGAGGGTGCGGCAATCAAGGACTTCATGTCGCCCGACCGCGTGGTGGTGGGCGTCGAAAGCCAGCGCGCCCGGGAGTTGATGGCGCGGTTGTACCGTCCCTTCCTGATCAACAACTTCCGCGTGCTCTTCATGGACATCGCCTCGGCCGAAATGACCAAATATGCCGCCAACGCCATGCTGGCAACCCGCATTTCGTTCATGAACGACATCGCCAACCTCTGCGACCGGGTGGGTGCCGACGTGGAGATGGTCCGCAAGGGCATCGGCTCCGACGCGCGCATCGGCAACAAGTTCCTCTACCCGGGGTGCGGATACGGGGGTTCGTGCTTCCCGAAGGATGTCAAGGCCCTGGCCCGCACGGCCCGCGAACACGGCTACACGATGCAGGTCATCGAGGCCGTGGAGCGCGTCAACGAGGCGCAAAAGAGCGTGGTCTTCGGGAAACTCCGCACGGCCTTGGGCGATTTGGCCGGGAAACGGGTGGCGATCTGGGGCCTCGCCTTCAAGCCCGAGACGGACGACATTCGCGAAGCCCCGGCCGCGGAGGTGATCGGGCGGTTGCTCAGGGCCGGAGCCGAGGTGTGCGTCTGCGACCCCGTCGCGGTTCCCGAATTCCTCCGCAAACACGGCGATTGGGAGTTCCGCACGGCCCGCACGATGTACGGAGCGGCAGAGGGGGCCGATGCCGTGGCACTGCTCACCGAATGGAAGGAGTTCCGGATGCCCGACTGGGCACAACTGCGCGGCACGATGCGTGGCGACGCGGTCGTCGACGGCCGCAACATCTACGACAAGCAGGAGGTCCGTGCCGCGGGGTTCCGCTACTTCGGAATCGGGAAGTAG
- a CDS encoding FprA family A-type flavoprotein, translating into MAITQIAPGIHYVGVNDRTTTRFEGLWSLPQGVSYNAYLVVGEKVALIDTVEEAFGSRLEANIREIIGDRKVDYLVVNHMEPDHSSSITALRRIYPDLQIVANAKALQMIEGFYGLCGNTVEVKEGDTLDLGGKSLSFRMIPMVHWPETMVSWCPEEQALFSGDAFGCFGALDGGITDSEVDPERYWDEMRRYYAAIVGKYGAPVQKALQKLAGLEIRSICPTHGPVWQEQIGRVVDLYDRMSRYEGEPGVVIAYASMYGNTEQLAERIARELAAEGVRNIRIYNLSYADPSVVLRDIFCFDTLLVGGPTYNAGLFPPVAELLDKLAARCIPQRRFGWFGSFTWAGASVKLLGEFAQKMKWETLGAPVEMKQGFSPKMYDSCRALAHDVAEKFHGKA; encoded by the coding sequence ATGGCAATCACTCAAATCGCACCCGGCATCCACTATGTCGGCGTCAACGACCGGACCACAACCCGTTTCGAAGGGCTCTGGTCGCTGCCCCAGGGCGTTTCGTACAACGCCTACCTCGTCGTCGGCGAAAAGGTCGCACTCATAGATACCGTCGAGGAGGCTTTCGGCAGCCGCCTCGAAGCCAATATCCGCGAAATAATCGGCGACCGCAAGGTCGACTACCTCGTCGTCAACCATATGGAACCCGACCACTCGTCGTCGATCACCGCCCTGCGGCGCATCTACCCCGACCTGCAGATCGTCGCCAATGCCAAGGCCCTGCAGATGATCGAGGGTTTCTACGGCCTCTGCGGCAACACGGTCGAGGTCAAGGAGGGCGACACGCTCGATCTGGGCGGCAAAAGCCTCTCGTTCCGCATGATCCCGATGGTCCACTGGCCCGAAACGATGGTTTCGTGGTGCCCCGAGGAGCAGGCGCTCTTCTCGGGCGACGCCTTCGGATGCTTCGGGGCCCTCGACGGAGGCATCACCGATTCCGAGGTCGATCCCGAACGCTACTGGGACGAGATGCGCCGCTACTACGCCGCAATCGTCGGCAAATACGGCGCTCCGGTGCAGAAGGCGCTCCAGAAACTCGCCGGGCTCGAAATCCGAAGCATCTGCCCGACCCACGGTCCCGTCTGGCAGGAGCAGATTGGCCGGGTGGTTGACCTCTACGACCGCATGAGCCGCTACGAAGGGGAACCGGGCGTGGTCATCGCCTACGCCTCGATGTACGGGAACACCGAGCAGCTGGCCGAGCGCATCGCCCGCGAACTGGCCGCCGAGGGGGTGCGCAACATCCGCATCTACAACCTCTCGTATGCCGATCCGTCGGTCGTGCTGCGCGACATTTTCTGTTTCGACACGCTGCTGGTCGGAGGGCCCACCTACAACGCCGGGCTCTTCCCGCCCGTAGCCGAGTTGCTCGACAAACTCGCCGCACGCTGCATTCCGCAGCGGCGCTTCGGCTGGTTCGGCTCCTTCACGTGGGCCGGAGCCTCGGTCAAACTGCTGGGAGAGTTCGCCCAGAAGATGAAGTGGGAAACGCTCGGCGCACCCGTGGAGATGAAGCAGGGTTTCTCCCCGAAAATGTACGACAGCTGCCGGGCCCTGGCGCATGACGTCGCCGAAAAGTTCCACGGCAAAGCCTGA
- a CDS encoding rhomboid family intramembrane serine protease, translating to MNRYFQTPPVVKNLIIINLLVYMAMALIPEAYRFLNEFGALQVGPRMLGYKFHTYQFVTYMFLHANFEHIFFNMFALWMFGRTLEYDLGSRRFLIYYMACGVGAALIQAGIAWGLGQPMALVGASGAVMGLLLAFGVMYPNAVIMLLIPPIPMKAKWFVIIYAVIELFLGWRGVGNVAHFAHVGGMLWGFLLLYWWKRRGMIRF from the coding sequence ATGAATCGCTATTTTCAGACCCCTCCGGTTGTCAAGAACCTGATCATCATCAACCTGCTCGTCTATATGGCGATGGCGCTGATCCCCGAAGCCTACCGTTTTCTCAATGAGTTCGGGGCGCTTCAGGTCGGCCCCCGGATGCTCGGGTATAAGTTCCATACCTACCAGTTCGTCACCTACATGTTCCTCCACGCCAATTTCGAACATATCTTCTTCAACATGTTCGCCCTGTGGATGTTCGGCCGCACGCTGGAATACGACCTCGGGTCGCGGCGATTCCTGATCTACTACATGGCCTGCGGTGTGGGTGCGGCGCTGATCCAGGCCGGAATCGCCTGGGGGCTCGGACAGCCGATGGCCCTGGTCGGGGCGTCGGGCGCCGTGATGGGACTGCTGCTGGCCTTCGGCGTGATGTACCCCAACGCCGTGATCATGCTCCTGATCCCGCCCATCCCGATGAAGGCCAAGTGGTTCGTTATCATTTATGCCGTCATCGAACTCTTCCTCGGCTGGCGGGGTGTGGGCAACGTCGCCCATTTCGCCCATGTGGGCGGTATGTTGTGGGGCTTCCTGCTGCTCTACTGGTGGAAACGCCGCGGTATGATCCGCTTTTAG
- a CDS encoding SAM-dependent methyltransferase, with protein sequence MAYGTLYLIPCPISDETAPWDVLPAANRAVMDALDYFIVENTRTARRFLSKAGVARPIDTLEFRELNEHTVAGREVEELVAPILEGRSAGVISEAGVPGVADPGALVVEACHRRGVRVVPLVGPSSILLALMASGLNGQSFAFNGYLPVKPSERGKAIRFFERRARSEGQSQLFIEAPYRNAKLLEQFLQTLAPETRLTVAADLTAPAERIETRTVGEWRRMALPELNKRPAIFIIG encoded by the coding sequence ATGGCTTACGGAACCCTCTACCTGATCCCGTGCCCGATTTCGGACGAAACGGCACCCTGGGACGTGCTGCCCGCCGCCAACCGCGCGGTGATGGACGCACTGGACTACTTCATCGTCGAGAATACCCGCACGGCGCGGCGGTTTCTCTCGAAAGCGGGTGTCGCGCGGCCGATCGACACGCTGGAGTTCCGCGAACTGAACGAACATACGGTCGCCGGGCGCGAAGTCGAGGAGCTGGTGGCTCCGATTCTGGAGGGACGCTCAGCCGGGGTGATCTCCGAAGCCGGTGTGCCGGGCGTGGCCGATCCGGGGGCGCTGGTCGTCGAAGCCTGCCACCGCCGCGGAGTCCGGGTCGTGCCGCTCGTGGGGCCCTCGTCGATCCTTCTCGCCCTGATGGCTTCGGGGCTGAACGGGCAGTCGTTCGCCTTCAACGGCTACCTGCCCGTCAAGCCGTCAGAGCGGGGCAAGGCCATCCGTTTCTTCGAACGGCGGGCCCGCAGCGAAGGGCAGTCGCAACTCTTCATCGAGGCGCCCTACCGCAATGCGAAACTCCTGGAGCAGTTCCTGCAGACCCTGGCACCCGAAACGCGCCTGACGGTGGCTGCGGACCTCACGGCTCCCGCGGAGCGGATCGAAACCCGGACGGTGGGGGAGTGGCGCCGGATGGCGCTGCCCGAACTGAACAAACGCCCGGCCATATTCATCATCGGATAG
- a CDS encoding endonuclease/exonuclease/phosphatase family protein, whose amino-acid sequence MASEYYSGYGERPAGKRRRSWALWLLDGVMTALSLVVAVTLVLTYFVPHVNPSRVWFFPVLGLAAPITYVAAVILMLYWIIRWRWLRAGVMIVIVAVGFFKVSLFWRPDIRRVYEEAEDSDRGTFKVMTYNVRSFYGENGHSSVEDILRLIDEQDPDIICLQEFNARLAARSEEFSLLEEKYESAGFGRTAAPDSMYEAPLAILSKFRILRSRTLLTPASSVWADVLVGDDTVRVFNNHLHSTAINAADNEYITEHRFLSDTARETKIRSIVERLRENSVLRAAQVDSIARVVGETRTRRIICGDFNDTPMSYVYRTMARGSRDAFRVCGSGYSHTFRGFFNTLRIDYVLSRGLEPVTYETLPVEYSDHHPVVVRLKKTDKN is encoded by the coding sequence ATGGCTTCCGAATACTACTCCGGATACGGGGAGCGCCCCGCAGGCAAACGCCGCCGCAGCTGGGCACTCTGGCTCCTCGACGGCGTGATGACGGCCCTCTCGCTCGTGGTTGCCGTCACCCTGGTGCTGACCTATTTCGTGCCCCATGTCAACCCTTCGCGCGTCTGGTTCTTCCCCGTGCTGGGGCTCGCCGCTCCGATCACCTATGTGGCGGCGGTGATCCTGATGCTCTACTGGATCATCCGCTGGCGCTGGCTCCGGGCCGGTGTGATGATCGTGATCGTGGCTGTCGGTTTCTTCAAGGTCTCGCTCTTCTGGCGTCCCGACATCCGCCGCGTCTATGAAGAGGCCGAGGACTCCGACCGCGGAACCTTCAAGGTGATGACCTACAACGTCCGCAGCTTCTACGGCGAAAACGGGCACAGCAGCGTGGAGGACATCCTGCGGCTGATCGACGAACAGGATCCGGACATCATCTGCCTGCAGGAGTTCAATGCCCGGCTGGCGGCCCGGTCCGAGGAGTTTTCGCTGCTGGAGGAGAAGTACGAGAGTGCGGGTTTCGGCCGCACGGCGGCTCCGGACTCCATGTATGAGGCGCCGCTGGCGATCCTGAGCAAATTCCGGATCCTGCGTTCGCGGACGCTGCTGACCCCCGCCTCGTCGGTGTGGGCCGATGTGCTGGTGGGCGACGACACCGTGCGGGTCTTCAACAACCACCTCCACTCCACGGCCATCAACGCCGCGGACAACGAATACATCACCGAACACCGCTTCCTCTCGGATACGGCCCGCGAGACGAAGATCCGCAGCATCGTCGAACGCCTGCGTGAGAACAGCGTCCTGCGCGCCGCCCAGGTCGACAGCATCGCCCGGGTGGTCGGGGAGACCCGCACGCGGCGCATCATCTGCGGCGATTTCAACGATACGCCCATGTCTTACGTCTATCGGACGATGGCCCGGGGTTCGCGCGATGCCTTCCGGGTCTGCGGTTCGGGCTATTCGCACACCTTCCGGGGCTTTTTCAACACGCTGCGCATCGACTACGTGCTGAGCAGGGGGCTCGAACCGGTGACTTACGAAACCCTGCCGGTCGAATATTCGGATCACCATCCGGTTGTCGTGCGCCTGAAGAAGACGGATAAAAACTGA
- a CDS encoding nucleotide exchange factor GrpE, protein MKKEKVYNEAVREDEKPASEGVNPSGGAASDANVSGAAAEESAKMADDDAVNRDADSSEQPEAVAQAVEEAVAEWKDKFLRLQAEFDNYRKRTLKEKMDLVQTGGRDVLLAMLPVRDDVQRAVAAMEKSDDVEALRQGVQLISQKFTEALRQKGVVEMDLKEKEFDADIAEAVAKFAAGGEMKGKVIDVVQTGYMLGDKVLRFAKVVVGE, encoded by the coding sequence ATGAAAAAGGAAAAGGTTTATAATGAGGCTGTTAGAGAGGATGAAAAACCGGCCTCGGAAGGCGTGAATCCTTCGGGCGGAGCGGCCTCAGATGCCAATGTGTCAGGTGCAGCCGCCGAAGAGTCTGCCAAAATGGCAGACGATGACGCCGTGAACCGCGATGCCGACTCCTCGGAACAGCCCGAAGCCGTGGCGCAGGCCGTAGAGGAGGCCGTGGCCGAGTGGAAGGACAAGTTCCTGCGCCTGCAGGCCGAATTCGACAACTATCGCAAACGCACGCTCAAGGAGAAGATGGACCTCGTGCAGACCGGCGGACGCGACGTCCTGCTGGCGATGCTTCCGGTGCGCGACGACGTGCAGCGCGCCGTGGCGGCCATGGAGAAGAGCGATGACGTGGAGGCCCTGCGGCAGGGCGTGCAGCTCATCTCGCAGAAGTTCACCGAGGCCCTGCGGCAAAAGGGTGTTGTCGAAATGGATCTGAAAGAGAAGGAGTTCGATGCCGACATTGCGGAGGCGGTGGCCAAGTTCGCGGCCGGCGGGGAGATGAAGGGCAAGGTCATCGATGTCGTCCAGACGGGTTACATGCTGGGCGACAAGGTGCTGCGTTTCGCTAAGGTTGTCGTAGGAGAGTAA
- the mutL gene encoding DNA mismatch repair endonuclease MutL, with translation MADKIRLLPEVVANQIAAGEVVNRPASVVKEMMENALDAGARSVKVNFRDGGKDLIQIVDDGCGMSPIDARMAFDRHATSKIGVVEDIYALHTFGFRGEALASIAAVAQVELRTRQEGDEVGTQTEINGGQFVGQTPVMCPVGSQFFVRNLFYNVPARRRFLDKSTTSASQIRTEFQRIALCYPQVAFELYANDAPVYNLQPASLAGRIVDVVGRHIKQNLLEVEADTSIARLDGFVGRPAAAKKRNTEQYLFVNGRFFKISYFTSAILKAYEKLIPESCQPSYFLYLTIDPARIDVNVHPQKTEVRFADEEAVWQIVNAAVRETLAKTGAVPMMDFDREGALEIPVLQKGAVYSEPAAMSNSDYNPFRDEYIDPSAPDPNVDFTGFDVPFSDADAAASAGGAAAAGRPSMRTGVSGTSGFRGAGARIPSFLRGGVLASSESDEFEDFESGSDFSGRSLPDDGLGTPSADGGFGESSLDFIPSSVTLEQQRLDIASQPEFTDPLPLPGGYLVALLNGRFVAVDVRRARERVLYEEYLRMLGHGSAVSQQLLFPERLLLSGDEYALLEEHAVEFAALGFDLDLCGAGAVEVKGTPADLPADSVDQLLFDLLQVFATPVSLADVRREKIAAVMAVSGAKCGMRNLSREEAAVLLDRLAQTGNVSFTPSGKTILAEITPEDLRAKLG, from the coding sequence ATGGCAGACAAGATCAGACTCTTACCCGAAGTCGTCGCCAACCAGATCGCGGCCGGAGAGGTGGTCAACCGCCCGGCTTCGGTGGTGAAGGAGATGATGGAGAATGCGCTCGATGCGGGCGCCCGCTCGGTGAAGGTCAACTTCCGCGACGGCGGCAAGGACCTCATCCAGATCGTCGACGACGGTTGCGGCATGTCGCCCATCGACGCCCGCATGGCCTTCGACCGCCACGCCACGAGCAAGATCGGCGTCGTGGAGGATATCTATGCGCTGCATACGTTCGGATTCCGCGGGGAGGCCCTGGCTTCGATCGCCGCCGTGGCGCAGGTCGAACTGCGCACGCGGCAGGAGGGTGACGAGGTGGGTACGCAGACCGAAATCAACGGCGGTCAGTTCGTCGGGCAGACCCCGGTGATGTGTCCCGTGGGATCGCAGTTCTTCGTGCGCAACCTCTTCTACAACGTCCCGGCCCGGCGCCGCTTCCTCGACAAGAGCACCACGTCGGCCTCGCAGATCCGCACGGAATTCCAGCGCATCGCCCTCTGCTACCCGCAGGTGGCCTTCGAACTCTATGCCAATGACGCCCCGGTCTACAACCTGCAGCCCGCCTCGCTGGCCGGGCGGATTGTCGACGTGGTGGGACGCCATATCAAACAGAATCTGCTGGAGGTTGAGGCCGATACCTCGATCGCACGCCTCGACGGGTTTGTCGGGCGGCCTGCCGCGGCCAAAAAACGCAATACCGAACAGTATCTCTTCGTTAACGGCCGCTTCTTCAAGATCTCCTATTTCACGAGCGCCATCCTGAAAGCTTACGAAAAGCTGATTCCGGAGAGTTGCCAGCCCTCCTATTTCCTCTATCTGACGATCGATCCGGCGCGTATCGACGTGAATGTCCACCCGCAGAAGACCGAGGTGCGTTTTGCCGACGAGGAGGCCGTATGGCAGATCGTCAATGCCGCCGTGCGCGAGACGCTGGCCAAGACCGGTGCGGTTCCGATGATGGATTTCGACCGCGAAGGGGCGCTGGAGATTCCCGTCCTGCAGAAAGGTGCGGTCTACAGCGAGCCTGCGGCGATGTCGAACAGCGATTACAACCCCTTCCGCGATGAGTACATCGATCCTTCGGCTCCGGATCCGAATGTCGATTTTACGGGTTTCGACGTCCCCTTCAGTGACGCGGATGCGGCAGCCTCAGCTGGCGGAGCCGCCGCAGCGGGACGACCGTCGATGAGGACGGGTGTTTCGGGGACATCCGGCTTCCGGGGCGCAGGAGCCCGGATTCCTTCGTTCCTGCGCGGCGGCGTGCTCGCCTCCTCCGAGTCCGACGAATTCGAGGATTTCGAATCGGGAAGCGATTTCTCGGGAAGATCGCTCCCGGACGACGGCCTCGGAACCCCTTCCGCAGACGGCGGATTCGGGGAGAGTTCGCTCGACTTCATCCCCTCGTCGGTTACTCTCGAACAGCAGCGGTTGGATATTGCCTCGCAACCCGAATTCACCGATCCGCTGCCACTGCCGGGCGGTTACCTCGTCGCACTGTTGAACGGCCGCTTCGTGGCGGTCGACGTGCGCCGGGCCCGTGAGCGCGTCCTTTACGAGGAGTATCTCCGGATGCTGGGCCACGGCTCGGCCGTCAGCCAGCAGCTGCTCTTCCCCGAACGGCTGCTCCTCTCGGGCGACGAATACGCCCTGCTGGAGGAACATGCCGTGGAGTTCGCCGCCCTGGGCTTCGACCTCGATCTTTGCGGCGCAGGGGCCGTGGAGGTCAAGGGAACTCCGGCCGACCTGCCCGCCGATTCGGTGGACCAACTGCTGTTCGATCTGCTGCAGGTCTTTGCGACGCCCGTGTCGCTGGCCGACGTGCGCCGCGAGAAGATTGCCGCGGTGATGGCCGTTTCGGGTGCGAAATGCGGCATGCGGAACCTCTCGCGCGAAGAGGCCGCGGTGCTGCTCGACCGCCTGGCCCAGACGGGCAACGTCAGCTTCACGCCCTCGGGCAAAACCATCCTCGCCGAAATTACCCCGGAAGATTTACGTGCCAAATTGGGGTAA
- the dnaJ gene encoding molecular chaperone DnaJ — MAEKRDYYEVLGVERNANADEIKKAYRKAAIKYHPDKNPGDKEAEEKFKEAAEAYDVLSNPDKRARYDQFGHAGMSGAAGGGAGGFGGFSGGGFSMEDIFSQFGDIFGGHFGGGFRSSGGGSRRVNRGSDIRVRVRLTLAEIASGVTKKLKINKTVACDKCGGSGARDANAYATCSTCNGTGYVTRVENTFFGRMQTQGVCPTCGGTGKVITATCDKCRGEGTLRGQEVVEIQIPAGVGEGMVLTVTGKGNAARQGGVNGDLQVVIEEEPNPELVRDGNDLIHNLNITVTTALLGGTVEVPTVDGRAKIKIAPGTHAGKVLRLGGKGLPDVNGYGRGDELVVVDITIPSKLTSEEKRLVEQLAAQPSFQRAESVKNQNIFERMKSFFR; from the coding sequence ATGGCAGAGAAGAGAGATTATTACGAAGTGCTCGGCGTCGAGCGCAATGCCAACGCCGACGAGATCAAGAAGGCCTACCGAAAGGCCGCGATCAAATACCACCCGGACAAGAACCCCGGGGACAAGGAGGCCGAAGAGAAGTTCAAGGAGGCCGCCGAAGCCTATGACGTGCTGTCGAATCCCGACAAGCGGGCCCGTTACGACCAGTTCGGACACGCCGGAATGAGCGGCGCGGCAGGCGGCGGTGCCGGAGGTTTCGGAGGTTTCAGCGGCGGGGGATTCTCCATGGAGGACATCTTCTCGCAGTTCGGCGATATTTTCGGCGGACACTTCGGCGGCGGATTCCGCTCGTCGGGGGGCGGCTCGCGCCGCGTCAACCGCGGGTCGGACATCCGGGTGCGCGTTCGGCTGACGCTTGCCGAGATCGCCTCGGGCGTCACCAAGAAACTCAAGATCAACAAGACCGTGGCGTGCGACAAGTGCGGCGGCTCGGGCGCCAGGGACGCCAATGCCTACGCAACCTGTTCGACCTGCAACGGAACGGGATACGTTACGCGCGTGGAAAACACCTTCTTCGGAAGGATGCAGACCCAGGGCGTCTGCCCGACGTGCGGCGGCACGGGCAAGGTGATCACGGCGACGTGCGACAAGTGCAGGGGCGAAGGAACGTTGCGCGGCCAGGAGGTCGTCGAGATCCAGATCCCGGCCGGAGTGGGCGAGGGAATGGTCCTCACGGTTACCGGCAAGGGTAATGCGGCGCGTCAGGGCGGCGTGAACGGCGACCTGCAGGTCGTCATCGAGGAGGAGCCCAATCCGGAACTGGTCCGCGACGGCAACGACCTGATCCACAACCTGAACATCACCGTAACGACGGCGCTGCTGGGCGGTACGGTGGAGGTCCCGACCGTGGACGGCCGTGCCAAGATCAAGATCGCCCCGGGAACCCATGCCGGCAAGGTGCTGCGACTGGGCGGCAAGGGACTGCCCGACGTGAACGGATACGGACGCGGCGACGAACTGGTTGTCGTGGACATCACGATCCCGTCGAAACTCACCTCCGAAGAGAAGCGTCTGGTCGAACAGTTGGCGGCCCAGCCCTCGTTCCAGCGGGCCGAATCGGTCAAGAACCAGAACATCTTCGAACGCATGAAGAGTTTCTTCCGGTAG
- a CDS encoding YhcH/YjgK/YiaL family protein: MILDSLKNSALYYGVNPRMQKAFERIASTDWTKVEPGIHELDGKDIYVNVMERELKLKKDAKLEVHNEYIDIQVLISGKSETFGWSERKDLCQPQSEFNAEKDIQLFDDEPQTYYTLRPGQFTVLFPEDGHAPMVGEGTVRKIIVKVRK; the protein is encoded by the coding sequence ATGATTTTAGATTCACTGAAAAACAGCGCGCTTTACTACGGTGTAAACCCGCGTATGCAGAAGGCATTCGAACGGATCGCCTCGACCGACTGGACGAAGGTGGAGCCGGGAATCCACGAACTCGACGGCAAGGATATCTACGTCAACGTCATGGAGCGGGAGCTCAAACTGAAGAAGGATGCCAAACTGGAGGTCCACAACGAGTATATCGACATCCAGGTGCTGATCTCCGGAAAGTCGGAGACCTTCGGCTGGAGCGAGCGCAAGGACCTCTGCCAGCCGCAGTCGGAATTCAACGCCGAGAAGGATATTCAGCTCTTTGACGATGAGCCCCAGACCTACTACACGCTGCGTCCGGGCCAGTTCACGGTGCTCTTCCCCGAGGACGGCCACGCCCCGATGGTCGGTGAGGGCACGGTGCGCAAGATCATCGTCAAGGTGCGCAAGTAG